The genomic DNA CTAAGGGGAATTCCAAGGAGGAAACTTGCGATTTTGCGGATACTATAGTGAGGTGTAATTTGCAGTCTTTGGCTAAAATTGCAGCGGACTTGGATTGTGGTACGACTGCCTTATGAGTATGTGATCAACGCATGTGTGATTTTCCGTTTTTTAGTTAGATTATTGTGTTTATATAGAtttcttggtttcttgattttgcTTTGTCTGCTGCCTTAGTGTTACGGTAGATCTGTACATGTTTGTAGTTATGTTGATCAATTCATATTTATCTATCAACTTTTTCATATACAGAGAGGTTTACACTTAAAATGAAAATCAAAATCATAAACTCATGTAATACCATTGACAGGAGCCCAATGGAATTTTACTCAAGAAACTGGtagaattaattataaatataaaaaaatacaaGTATACAACAACTGTATTGAGCCATCAACCAAGAAACTTGCTCCTCCTGTGTTAAAAGCAGAAGACCATATTTTTCATGATCCTGTTTAATTGTTTTTTTTGATCAAAAAAATACCACCAATTCGAAAGAAAACAGACCCCAATGCGGGTAATAATTGTACTGAATTATAACCGGAAAAAGTAGGCAGTGTCCCTATTTAAAGGCCGGTAACTTAAGTGATGTCTATTAGCACACCGGAAAATCTGCAGGGGGGTGCTCTAGAGATTCCAATTCCCCAACTCCATTGTCAACAACAAAAGCCATGGCTAAACCCCAAGTGATGTGAACATCCAAGTGACAATGCATTATCCAAACTCCTGTCATCATACAAAACAATTAATTCGTTAGAATGTTGAACCCTTTCTTTTTTGTTTTCTCTAAGTCAGTGTTTAGTAATTTTACCAGGATTGTCGGCAACAAATCTAATGACAGCCCATCCGCTGACCGGTAGACTAACTGTATTACGAAGTGGTGGATCAACCAGGTTGAATTTAGATGTATCGGTTTTAGGATTGAAGTTTCCGAATCCCTCTGCAATTATGTAAAAGTCGTATCCATGGAGATGAATAGGGTGGTTTTCAGCTGTGAATATACTTGTGCCTTGTAACACCACTTGCACATTTGATCCATACTTCAGCCTGTATAGTTTAGTCCCCCTTGTTGGTTGCCATAACCAACGGCTAACATTACCGGTGTAATCAAATTTCACTGGGGGAGCTGCTGGAAAATCAGTAGTAAAAACTCCTGGAATCCCTTGATGATGTGCTTGTAATAATGAGAAGTTTGATGGTAGTACAAATGATACATTGTTCATACTAGCTGTGAAGCGAGTCCGGTTTGGAGCTTGACATGTGTTAGCGTTGGCACCTGAGGGGCATCTGTTTAGGCCTAAACCAACTGtaaagaaaaggctctcatctATGTCTGTTGGTACTTCAACTTTTCTGGGGCTTCTGAAGCTGGTAGAGAATCTTGTTGCTGTGGCGGTGTCATTAAATGCGGGCAGAGAAGGTAAGACAGGCTTGATAGAGGTTCCTTTGGCTGGGCAAGGTGCACTTTTGTATTCAAGAATGGCTGTGGTGGTAGTGTTGTCAAAAGGTGCATTTTGGGCACTGGCATAAGCACGTGCTGCTATGTAGTAGCGAGAAGGTGTTTGATCAGCGTTTATTAACACATCGGTTGTCTGACCTGGTCCGAGCATGAGTGTATTGGTGGTGAAGGGTTTAACATAGGAGGCGTCAGCACCAACAACAGTCATCTTGTGGTTAGCTATGGCGAAGAAGAGTTGTTGGTTTAGCGCAGAGTTGACGACTCGCAGAAGGTTAGTTTCTCCTGAATCCACTGGAACAATCACAGTTTCTGTGGAAAAGCAAAACAGGGCAGCCAGTAGAGCTGTTATATGACTTTCATTAGCAAATTGATATTAGTTAACTGACTTAAGTTGTGATCGACTTTTAAGCCATAATTAATTTATTGCTAGAAGAAAAACATGTTTGACATAAAAGACTACCCAGTATATTTTACTTCACTGATACCTTTAGTGGAGCAATTGTAGAGGTCACCAGGTTGGCCATTTATAGTATATGCATCAGATACATTAGGAGCTCCTCCTGTTGTTGTAGCTTCTCTAATAACGTCGATTGGGTTTGCATTCCACCATTCACCTGATCATTGTTACGATAATCATCAATAAATATTAAAGTGATTGTGCAGAGCTAATTTGTTAACtgagaaattgagtttgagaCTAGGAATTACCAAGAAGTAAGGGTGTTTGACGGTTTGGGTTTTGGAATGGATAAGATTGTCCTTGTCTGGGATGAATAATAAGAGCTCCATAGACAGTGGCTCTAAGCCATGAACTGTGTGCATGCCACCAAAGTGTCCCCTCTTGCCCTTGTATTGTGAACCGATATGTATAACTCTCCCCTGGCCTAATCGGACACTGGGTGATAAATTCAGGTCCATCTGCCCATGCTGTCCTCATTTGACGAACCCCATGCCTGTAATTTAATTTTTAGTGTGCAGCAGCAGCATTATACGTTAAGAAACGAAAAGGGCATTTGAACAACTTGCATGCACTTACCAGTGAATGGTAACATTATATCGAGCTCTATTCACAACTTTGACCACAAGAGTATCACCATTATTCACTTCCAAGGTCGGTCCTGGAAACTGCCCATTGACGGTAATGGCGTTGTGAGTAGTGCACAGCCTCTTCACTGGTGTTGATTCAACCTTTTACAAACCAAAATTGCACTTAATTACTAGTATGAATAACATGTGCTTTTAAAAACAACCATAAAATACCcaaaaaggaaaaaaataaataatcagACGTACAACAAAGTGATGGTAGTGAGTTGTAGGGTGCGCTTTGGCGAACAGAAACAGCAAGCTTAGGAAGAAGAAAGAGTGGAAGAAAGTGGCAATGCTGCTCATAGCCTTCATGTTTTGCTTCACTCTCTGTGAATAAGAGTTGTAAGTAATTAGATTATGAAAAAGAATGAGAGATGTAATTTTGTTTTTATAGCACAAGATATTGAGAGAAAGGGGGGTGGTTTAAGGTTGGCAGATTAGGTTTTGATTGAGCATAGATGGTGAGATTAGAGGTTAAACTTGGTGAAAATCAAACCGAGTTGGTGCACCCACTAGCCTATGAAAATGGCTCAATATTTTCTTAAGAATGGATGATGGTTTTACTCTTGGCATATGAATACATTAGTGTTTTTTTTCGGGTTAAAATATCAAGTAGGTGACTGATTGCGTCCAAAAAACTCAAGTAGACCACTCATTGCAAATTTTACTCAAAATGATTATCAAGTAACTTAATTTGATCATTCCATTAAAGTCAAAAAATGAAACTTGCCAAAATCGAAAAATGTTAACACGTGAGAGTAGGGCTCGTTCTGAGCTTCAATATGGTTATTAAAATCCATTTTTTGACTCATAAAATTATGATGAAATCTCTTTTTTAATCTTCAGAATCTTGAAAATAACACAAGTTGGGAGAATTAAAGCCATATTTCATCAAAATTATGTGAGCCAAATGGAAAGTTTTAGTAATCATATTAAACCCCAAAACGAGCTCTATCATTATATGTAACCATTTTTCAATTTTGGGTGATTTCAATTTTTAACTTTATAGAAATGAtcatattaaattaattaatgaTCACTTTGAGTCGAATTTGGAACTAGTGACTTACACGAGTTATTTGGACGCAATCAGTCACCTACTTAATGTTTAACTTTGAATGGGATGTTCATGTTTTATGTGTAGAAAGTTAAATTTATGAGCTTGTGTTTATTGTTCATCTTTCAAATCAAGATGGTCAACCCCTATTTTAAAGAAACAAATTTCCACAACCACTCTGTTTCTAGAGTTGCATTGCATACCTCTTAATAATTAAAGTCAGCATACGCAAATCAAATTTGATCACTGCTCACTAGCCCTCAATTTCTTTTCATCTTTAGCTTCCTCCAATTTAATTGGACTTCAGTGTGatgaataaaatttaaatattattttgagtaAACTACTATGGTTGTACTTGAAGTTTACCCGccattaatttaatattttaaaaaaattggcTACATGTCATTTTTGGAAGGAAAACACACACATTATTTGCTTCTTAAAAAAAGACTTAATTTGAAAACCGGTCACCACAATACAAAAGTAAGTAAGTAAAATTGAGTTATcactttataatttattataaatttaggACGTGTTTAACATTAACTACAACAacaattttttgttaaaaataattataactattgaataaaatttaaaaactattttttctgaaaaataattttaacatAAAAAGTGTTTTTTGAGAAAGTAGTTTCCCAATTTTTTATAAAGGTCTTTTTCaatttttacaaaaattattaGTAATTTCATCATCAAATATCGCCAAAAATTTTAATTTCTTTAATTTTagatcaatatatatatatatatatatatatatatatatcaaacaTATTATCAAACATTATCTAATTTTTATAAAACACCAACAATTTTTCTAATTGCatatcaattttaaaaataatactaGACAGCCTTACTCTCTATAATTTAATACGAACAATTTGCTATAAGGCACAGTTGGAAACTTCAAATACAAATTATGTTTGAAATTTTTTATGGAGCTTAGCTTAGACTCGATCTGAGCACTCATTCACATATttactaaaaataataaaaaaaacattTACTTGAAGTGAAATCTACATATAATTTCCTACCTTCAAATTATGATTGCGAAGCAGGAGCGCCTCATCCAAAATCAAAATCAAACTTCAACAAAGAACCAATATAGTCTTGTTAAATTAGGTGACAATACATGTGTCACCAACAATTCTGTTCTGTAAAAATACTAATTGTTCTACCAACAATTCTGTTAATTCTTACAATGACTTGAAGTTTAATACACCAATGTCTTTTATTAGGTTGCCTATACGAGATTCGATAATCTTATCTTTGGTTTTTTAATTTGGTATTATGTTTGTAAGTTTTATCCTtgtcttaaaatattagaaagTTAAACCAACTCCATGTCCTGACATGTAT from Apium graveolens cultivar Ventura chromosome 5, ASM990537v1, whole genome shotgun sequence includes the following:
- the LOC141724474 gene encoding laccase-12-like isoform X1; the encoded protein is MKAMSSIATFFHSFFFLSLLFLFAKAHPTTHYHHFVVESTPVKRLCTTHNAITVNGQFPGPTLEVNNGDTLVVKVVNRARYNVTIHWHGVRQMRTAWADGPEFITQCPIRPGESYTYRFTIQGQEGTLWWHAHSSWLRATVYGALIIHPRQGQSYPFQNPNRQTPLLLGEWWNANPIDVIREATTTGGAPNVSDAYTINGQPGDLYNCSTKALLAALFCFSTETVIVPVDSGETNLLRVVNSALNQQLFFAIANHKMTVVGADASYVKPFTTNTLMLGPGQTTDVLINADQTPSRYYIAARAYASAQNAPFDNTTTTAILEYKSAPCPAKGTSIKPVLPSLPAFNDTATATRFSTSFRSPRKVEVPTDIDESLFFTVGLGLNRCPSGANANTCQAPNRTRFTASMNNVSFVLPSNFSLLQAHHQGIPGVFTTDFPAAPPVKFDYTGNVSRWLWQPTRGTKLYRLKYGSNVQVVLQGTSIFTAENHPIHLHGYDFYIIAEGFGNFNPKTDTSKFNLVDPPLRNTVSLPVSGWAVIRFVADNPGVWIMHCHLDVHITWGLAMAFVVDNGVGELESLEHPPADFPVC
- the LOC141724474 gene encoding laccase-12-like isoform X2 — translated: MKAMSSIATFFHSFFFLSLLFLFAKAHPTTHYHHFVVESTPVKRLCTTHNAITVNGQFPGPTLEVNNGDTLVVKVVNRARYNVTIHWHGVRQMRTAWADGPEFITQCPIRPGESYTYRFTIQGQEGTLWWHAHSSWLRATVYGALIIHPRQGQSYPFQNPNRQTPLLLGEWWNANPIDVIREATTTGGAPNVSDAYTINGQPGDLYNCSTKETVIVPVDSGETNLLRVVNSALNQQLFFAIANHKMTVVGADASYVKPFTTNTLMLGPGQTTDVLINADQTPSRYYIAARAYASAQNAPFDNTTTTAILEYKSAPCPAKGTSIKPVLPSLPAFNDTATATRFSTSFRSPRKVEVPTDIDESLFFTVGLGLNRCPSGANANTCQAPNRTRFTASMNNVSFVLPSNFSLLQAHHQGIPGVFTTDFPAAPPVKFDYTGNVSRWLWQPTRGTKLYRLKYGSNVQVVLQGTSIFTAENHPIHLHGYDFYIIAEGFGNFNPKTDTSKFNLVDPPLRNTVSLPVSGWAVIRFVADNPGVWIMHCHLDVHITWGLAMAFVVDNGVGELESLEHPPADFPVC